A genome region from Synchiropus splendidus isolate RoL2022-P1 chromosome 5, RoL_Sspl_1.0, whole genome shotgun sequence includes the following:
- the LOC128759581 gene encoding lysozyme g-like, whose protein sequence is MGDIMRVTTTGASQATANQDGLRYSGVAASEKLAETDLGRMRRYYPTIKRVAASHGVDPYLIAGIISRESRAGNALVNGWGDNGKAFGLMQVDVTPTGGNHKARGAWDSEEHIDQGTEILVYFIGQIQRKFPNWSREQQLKGGIAAYNMGDGNVREGYDVDHFTTGRDYSNDVVARAQWYRRQGT, encoded by the exons ATGGGGGACATCATGAGGGTGACGACCACCGGAGCGTCTCAGGCCACAGCTAACCAGGATGGTCTGCGCTACTCTG GAGTAGCGGCGTCCGAGAAGTTGGCTGAAACTGACCTGGGAAGAATGCGGAGATATTACCCCACCATTAAACGAGTGGCTGCCAGTCACGGCGTTGATCCGTACCTGATCGCTGGGATCATCTCCAGAGAGTCCCGAGCTGGGAACGCTCTGGTCAACGGCTGGGGGGACAATGGCAAAGCTTTTGGACTCATGCAG GTTGACGTCACCCCAACAGGAGGAAACCACAAAGCCCGAGGGGCGTGGGACAGCGAGGAACACATAGACCAGGGCACCGAGATCCTGGTCTATTTTATCGGTCAGATTCAGAGGAAGTTTCCCAACTGGAGCcgggagcagcagctgaaag GAGGCATTGCAGCCTACAACATGGGGGATGGAAACGTTCGCGAAGGATATGATGTCGACCACTTCACTACGGGTCGGGACTACTCCAACGACGTGGTGGCCCGAGCTCAGTGGTACCGGCGCCAGGGGACGTGA